From Penicillium psychrofluorescens genome assembly, chromosome: 1, one genomic window encodes:
- a CDS encoding uncharacterized protein (ID:PFLUO_001097-T1.cds;~source:funannotate) translates to MRRGFASSMEFFSFRATARHNASVRHFSSSRAWKQYHKESNHDNNNGKGGFGSRLRFALRNTKVEWYPIPVGLGIGFIGLLQFYKAQRAERERLARDAGGEDWENGRRPPRRPRVVPTGSWQVQIMSTLPLKAMSRLWGRFNEIELPYYFRVPGFKLYSWAFGVNLSEVAEPDLHTYPNLAAFFYRKLKPGVRPLDPDPHALLAPSDGRVLQFGMIERGEVEQVKGMTYSLDALLGSATPSHVDHTKRLTDQITEPSSNDAETTATDEEFARVNGISYTLPTLISGDPGQPATRRASVDASTTSKPTAELQVQEELALGDGTPWYAAQKAHNHGLFYVVIYLAPGDYHRFHSPAAWVVESRRHFAGELYSVSPYLQRHLPGLFTLNERVALLGRWRWGFFSYTPVGATNVGSIKINFDSELRTNSLLTDSAADLAAARAAKRGEQYPGFVEATYRHASQALGGHPLQRGEEMGGFQLGSTIVMVFEAPLGTRKSIDAGWPEEHRRDGWTWSIEKGQRIKVGEKLGFVEEA, encoded by the coding sequence ATGCGCCGGGGGTTTGCGTCGTCGATGGAGTTTTTTTCATTCAGGGCAACGGCCCGACATAATGCCAGCGTTCGCCATTTCTCGTCATCCAGAGCGTGGAAACAGTACCACAAAGAGAGTAACCATGACAACAACAATGGCAAAGGAGGGTTTGGGTCCCGTCTCCGATTTGCTCTGCGGAATACCAAGGTGGAGTGGTACCCAATTCCGGTCGGACTCGGTATTGGCTTCATAGGGCTGCTGCAGTTTTACAAGGCTCAACGAGCAGAACGGGAGCGACTGGCTCGGGATGCTGGTGGGGAGGACTGGGAGAATGGCCGGCGGCCACCACGCCGTCCTCGGGTTGTGCCCACGGGGTCCTGGCAAGTTCAGATCATGTCCACATTACCCCTGAAGGCCATGTCGCGCCTCTGGGGTCGGTTCAACGAGATTGAGCTCCCGTACTATTTCCGGGTCCCGGGCTTCAAGCTGTACTCGTGGGCCTTTGGAGTCAACCTCAGCGAGGTCGCGGAGCCCGATCTGCACACCTACCCCAACCTGGCGGCATTCTTCTATCGCAAATTGAAGCCAGGCGTCCGGCCCTTGGACCCAGATCCACACGCGCTGTTGGCGCCGTCGGATGGCCGCGTCTTGCAGTTTGGCATGATCGAGCGGGGAGAGGTCGAGCAGGTCAAAGGAATGACCTACAGCCTAGATGCCCTACTAGGGTCGGCCACGCCTTCGCACGTCGACCACACCAAACGACTCACGGATCAGATCACGGAGCCGTCCTCAAATGATGCAGAAACCACGGCGACGGACGAGGAATTTGCCCGTGTCAACGGCATCTCTTATACCCTTCCTACTTTAATATCTGGCGACCCAGGACAACCAGCGACGCGACGGGCCTCAGTGGATGCCTCTACAACGTCCAAGCCTACCGCCGAGCTCCAGGttcaagaagagctggctcTCGGGGATGGAACTCCGTGGTATGCTGCTCAGAAAGCTCACAACCACGGACTGTTCTACGTGGTGATTTACCTGGCGCCCGGAGACTACCACCGCTTCCACTCGCCGGCCGCCTGGGTCGTCGAAAGCCGACGACATTTTGCCGGTGAACTGTACTCCGTGTCGCCATACCTGCAGCGCCACCTCCCCGGCTTGTTCACTCTGAATGAGCGCGTCGCCCTGCTGGGCCGCTGGCGCTGGGGCTTCTTCAGTTACACGCCGGTCGGGGCCACGAATGTCGGGTCCATCAAGATCAACTTTGATTCGGAATTGCGCACCAACAGCCTGCTGACCGACAGTGCCGCAGACCTGGCAGCGGCTAGAGCCGCCAAGCGAGGCGAGCAATACCCCGGGTTTGTCGAGGCGACCTATCGACACGCCAGCCAGGCCCTCGGCGGACACCCCCTGCAGCGCGGAGAGGAGATGGGTGGGTTCCAACTGGGCAGCACGATCGTGATGGTCTTTGAGGCTCCACTGGGCACACGCAAATCGATTGATGCCGGCTGGCCGGAGGAGCATCGGCGCGACGGCTGGACGTGGAGCATTGAGAAAGGGCAGCGCATCAAGGTGGGCGAGAAGCTCGGGTTTGTGGAGGAAGCATGA